A window from Methanocalculus alkaliphilus encodes these proteins:
- a CDS encoding methyl-accepting chemotaxis protein, giving the protein MTPPDDTTLYKLILDATQDWEFLLGSDGTFTYVSPSSERISGYPPADFQRDAGLFRRIIHPKDLEKVQKALAVRDRDAKYVTFRIRHKKGTERWIGLFCTIVKDQHGHSQGVRGSSRDITDDISREKKQGAFLGAEFTRTAENLKKIAEGRTDFNLTPTKGDQDSDKAAEVFSQIDRGLIEIQRSLKYLKTDTDMIIDAVIGGKLSTRADPSGHTGEFREIIEGMNDILDAVTIRVNEAMRICGSYAVADFSATFDTSIRAEGDWADFKASLDRMGRAFNGLVKEVTRVTGAFADGDFSVTVNPQLNVRGDFVAIKESLNRVSANVSTLVQQSIRLMEELAGAANEADASLDEVANGTQQIAASTGRVSGNIEKATHSAQQVLRAMEDLSAAVEEVTSSAESVASISRNADEKSKDGAKIAARAEAGMSEINTATAEIDLIIKDINTQMTQIGKIVGVISDLAHQTNLLALNAAIEAARAGDAGRGFAVVASEVKALAQESRNSAEDINEMIGNLRTGAERATSAMKNATLVVKDGSDQMQQTIAAFNDIVSSVESISRNIEEVASAAEEQAATVEEITASIHEMTDLMEKTGHEAGDTAAATEEVSASVDEVNQMCTRVSRFAEETLEANRKFKTG; this is encoded by the coding sequence ATGACACCACCTGATGATACGACACTCTATAAACTGATCCTCGATGCCACCCAGGACTGGGAGTTTCTACTTGGATCAGATGGGACATTTACCTATGTCTCTCCCTCTTCTGAACGAATTTCCGGCTATCCCCCTGCCGACTTCCAGAGGGATGCCGGCCTCTTCAGACGGATCATCCACCCAAAGGATCTTGAGAAGGTGCAGAAGGCCCTTGCAGTCCGTGACCGGGATGCAAAATATGTCACCTTCCGTATCAGGCATAAAAAGGGGACTGAACGATGGATCGGGCTCTTTTGTACAATTGTAAAAGATCAGCACGGCCACTCACAGGGTGTACGAGGGAGCAGCCGTGATATCACCGACGATATCAGCCGTGAGAAGAAGCAGGGAGCATTTCTTGGAGCTGAGTTCACCAGAACCGCAGAGAATCTCAAAAAGATCGCCGAAGGAAGGACAGACTTCAACCTTACCCCGACAAAGGGTGACCAGGATTCAGATAAGGCAGCAGAGGTCTTCTCCCAGATCGACAGGGGCCTCATCGAAATTCAGAGATCACTGAAATATCTCAAAACAGATACCGATATGATCATCGATGCGGTCATCGGGGGGAAGCTCTCCACCCGGGCAGATCCATCCGGACATACTGGGGAGTTCAGGGAGATCATCGAGGGGATGAACGATATCCTTGATGCCGTCACCATCCGGGTCAATGAGGCGATGCGGATCTGCGGGTCATATGCGGTAGCAGACTTCAGCGCAACCTTCGATACATCTATCCGGGCAGAAGGAGACTGGGCAGACTTCAAGGCCTCACTCGACCGGATGGGACGTGCCTTCAACGGTCTGGTGAAGGAGGTGACACGGGTCACCGGTGCATTTGCGGACGGCGACTTCTCGGTGACCGTGAACCCGCAGTTGAATGTCAGGGGAGACTTTGTCGCCATCAAGGAGTCGTTAAACAGAGTCTCGGCAAACGTCTCCACCCTGGTTCAGCAGTCAATACGGCTGATGGAAGAGCTTGCCGGCGCGGCAAATGAGGCAGATGCAAGCCTCGATGAGGTGGCAAACGGAACCCAGCAAATCGCAGCCAGCACCGGGCGGGTCAGCGGGAACATCGAAAAAGCCACCCATTCTGCACAGCAGGTCCTCCGGGCGATGGAGGATCTCTCTGCTGCCGTCGAGGAGGTGACCTCAAGTGCCGAGTCGGTTGCCTCCATCTCCCGAAACGCCGATGAGAAATCCAAGGACGGAGCAAAAATTGCCGCCCGTGCCGAGGCGGGCATGAGTGAGATCAATACCGCCACCGCCGAGATCGATCTGATCATAAAAGACATCAATACCCAGATGACCCAGATCGGAAAGATCGTCGGGGTCATCTCGGACCTTGCCCATCAGACAAACCTTCTCGCCCTAAACGCCGCAATCGAGGCGGCACGTGCCGGAGATGCGGGGCGGGGCTTTGCCGTCGTTGCCTCCGAGGTCAAGGCGCTTGCCCAGGAGTCACGGAACTCCGCAGAGGATATCAACGAGATGATCGGAAACCTCAGAACCGGTGCAGAACGGGCAACATCGGCGATGAAGAACGCCACACTCGTCGTCAAAGACGGATCTGATCAGATGCAGCAGACGATTGCCGCCTTCAATGATATCGTCAGCTCAGTCGAGAGCATCTCACGAAACATCGAGGAGGTCGCCAGTGCCGCAGAGGAGCAGGCGGCGACGGTAGAAGAGATCACCGCGAGCATTCATGAGATGACCGACCTGATGGAGAAGACCGGACATGAGGCGGGAGATACCGCCGCTGCCACCGAAGAGGTCTCAGCGAGCGTTGATGAGGTCAACCAGATGTGCACCCGTGTCTCCCGGTTTGCCGAGGAGACGCTTGAGGCGAACCGGAAGTTCAAAACAGGATAA